Proteins encoded within one genomic window of Halogeometricum sp. S1BR25-6:
- a CDS encoding IclR family transcriptional regulator yields the protein MSMNDRLSTTEKSLEAVFALRRLQGATLAELAAELDAPKSTVHRHLSTLAEHSFVRANDGRYEVGFRFLELAEYARTQREAYQLAESSVERLAEETQERAQFVVEEHGEGVYLYVETSEQAVRTGHSVGKRIRLHSTAAGKVILAHLPDDRVDEILDTQGLTQETDRTITDRDVLGDQLSEIAEQGYAFNREENIKGLCAAAAPVTDSDDELIGVLSVSGPSNRMKGEWFTSKIPDLILGSANELELRIAYA from the coding sequence CAGGGAGCGACGCTGGCCGAACTCGCCGCGGAGTTGGACGCGCCGAAGAGCACGGTGCACCGCCACCTCTCCACGCTGGCCGAACACAGCTTCGTTCGTGCGAACGACGGGCGATACGAGGTCGGGTTCCGCTTTCTCGAACTCGCCGAGTACGCGCGGACGCAACGGGAGGCCTACCAACTCGCGGAGTCGTCCGTCGAGCGACTCGCCGAGGAGACCCAAGAGCGCGCGCAGTTCGTCGTCGAAGAGCACGGTGAGGGCGTCTATCTCTACGTCGAAACGAGCGAACAGGCGGTCCGGACGGGTCACAGCGTCGGGAAGCGAATCCGCCTCCACTCGACTGCGGCGGGAAAGGTCATCCTCGCGCATCTGCCGGACGACCGAGTGGACGAAATTCTCGACACGCAGGGGCTCACACAGGAAACGGATCGGACTATCACCGACCGAGACGTCCTCGGCGACCAACTCTCCGAGATAGCCGAACAGGGGTACGCGTTCAACCGAGAGGAGAATATCAAGGGACTGTGCGCCGCCGCGGCCCCCGTGACCGATAGCGACGACGAACTGATCGGCGTTCTCAGCGTGTCCGGACCCTCGAACCGGATGAAGGGGGAGTGGTTCACCTCCAAGATTCCCGACCTCATTCTGGGGTCGGCGAACGAACTCGAACTCCGCATCGCGTACGCGTAG